Proteins found in one Methylobacterium sp. CB376 genomic segment:
- a CDS encoding T4 RnlA family RNA ligase, with amino-acid sequence MRFATIRTLDDVLPHVSFERGFVVARGRDCTVVDHVRPVPETFGSPVSLECRGLKFDRDGQIIARPFHKFFELGERQRLEEVDWSAPHAVLDKLDGVMVHPVLLDGRMVFMTRAGATAPARAAQAEANAAILDLSRFLVEGGITPLFEFTSPEAPAILACERPLLTLLAAREMVSGAYLTQPDLAGFGIRFGVRVVAARGMVDDPRAFVARARREEGIEGYVVAFDDGHRVKVKTEAYRLRLRAITGLQRERTVLAWVATGAVDEVAALLPAEAAARLRDHAAAWCAGLATQARAIRAFVAEHAGLPVEEAAARARARFDPRLHRAVRSALGGREPGSALRETLLRAAASDAQADSLRGLFGPSWSPRGLALPELEP; translated from the coding sequence GTGAGATTCGCCACCATCCGCACGCTCGATGACGTGCTGCCGCACGTCTCGTTCGAGCGCGGCTTCGTCGTCGCGCGGGGCCGGGATTGCACGGTCGTCGATCACGTCCGCCCGGTCCCGGAGACGTTCGGTTCGCCGGTCTCGCTCGAATGCCGCGGCCTGAAATTCGACCGGGACGGGCAGATCATCGCCCGCCCGTTCCACAAGTTCTTCGAACTCGGCGAGCGCCAGCGCCTGGAGGAGGTCGACTGGTCGGCGCCGCACGCGGTGCTCGACAAGCTCGACGGCGTGATGGTGCACCCGGTGCTCCTGGACGGGCGCATGGTGTTCATGACCCGCGCGGGCGCCACCGCGCCGGCCCGGGCGGCGCAGGCCGAGGCGAACGCCGCCATCCTCGACCTGTCGCGCTTCCTGGTCGAGGGCGGCATCACCCCGCTCTTCGAGTTCACGTCGCCGGAGGCGCCGGCCATCCTGGCCTGCGAGCGGCCGCTCCTGACGCTGCTCGCCGCGCGCGAGATGGTGTCGGGCGCCTACCTGACCCAGCCCGACCTCGCCGGGTTCGGCATCCGCTTCGGGGTGCGGGTCGTCGCCGCGCGCGGGATGGTCGACGATCCCCGCGCCTTCGTCGCGCGGGCGCGCCGGGAAGAGGGGATCGAGGGCTACGTGGTCGCCTTCGACGACGGCCACCGCGTCAAGGTCAAGACCGAGGCCTACCGGCTGCGCCTGCGCGCGATCACCGGTCTCCAGCGGGAGCGGACCGTGCTCGCCTGGGTGGCGACCGGGGCGGTGGACGAGGTCGCGGCCCTGCTGCCCGCCGAGGCCGCCGCGCGCCTGCGCGACCACGCGGCGGCGTGGTGCGCCGGCCTCGCCACCCAGGCTCGCGCCATCCGGGCCTTCGTGGCGGAGCATGCCGGCCTGCCCGTCGAGGAGGCCGCGGCGCGCGCCCGGGCGCGGTTCGATCCGCGGCTTCACCGCGCGGTCCGCTCGGCCCTCGGCGGCAGGGAGCCCGGCAGCGCGCTGCGCGAGACGCTCCTGCGGGCCGCCGCGAGCGACGCCCAGGCCGATTCCCTGCGCGGTCTCTTCGGCCCGTCCTGGTCCCCGCGCGGCTTGGCGCTGCCCGAGCTGGAACCCTAG
- a CDS encoding ABC transporter permease, producing the protein MSAAAAPVPARSPALRHPGVLFGLAVLALVLAAALAAPWLGTLDPIQLRPRMRLRPPSGAAWFGTDAFGRDVYSRVVYGARVSLAIGAAVAAIAVAAGLAIGLVAGFVRWLDAIVMRVMDGVMAIPSILLAIALVTLSGAGIGTVIGAIAIPEIPRVARLVRGVVLSVREEPYVEAAIGAGTRLVPLLWRHVLPNTIAPLIVQGTYVCASAVLTEAILSFLGAGIPTEVPSWGNVMAEGRQSFQLAPWVILFPGLCVAATVLAVNILGDGLRDALDPRLARRVGSLR; encoded by the coding sequence TTGAGCGCCGCGGCCGCCCCCGTCCCCGCGCGCTCCCCGGCCCTGCGCCATCCGGGCGTGCTGTTCGGCCTCGCGGTGCTCGCGCTGGTGCTGGCCGCCGCCCTCGCGGCGCCCTGGCTCGGCACCCTCGACCCGATCCAGCTGCGCCCGCGCATGCGCCTGCGCCCGCCCTCGGGCGCCGCCTGGTTCGGCACCGACGCCTTCGGGCGCGACGTCTACAGCCGGGTCGTCTACGGGGCCCGGGTGTCGCTCGCCATCGGCGCGGCGGTGGCGGCGATCGCGGTGGCGGCCGGGCTCGCGATCGGCCTCGTCGCGGGCTTCGTGCGCTGGCTCGACGCGATCGTCATGCGGGTGATGGACGGGGTGATGGCGATCCCCTCGATCCTGCTCGCCATCGCCCTGGTGACGCTCTCGGGCGCCGGGATCGGCACCGTGATCGGGGCGATCGCGATCCCGGAGATCCCCCGGGTGGCGCGGCTGGTGCGCGGCGTGGTGCTGTCCGTGCGCGAGGAGCCCTACGTCGAGGCCGCGATCGGCGCCGGCACCCGGCTCGTCCCGCTGCTCTGGCGCCACGTCCTGCCGAACACCATCGCGCCGCTCATCGTCCAGGGCACCTACGTCTGCGCCTCGGCGGTGCTCACCGAGGCGATCCTGAGCTTCCTCGGGGCCGGCATCCCGACCGAGGTGCCGAGCTGGGGCAACGTCATGGCGGAGGGCCGCCAGAGCTTCCAGCTCGCCCCCTGGGTGATCCTCTTCCCGGGCCTCTGCGTCGCCGCGACGGTGCTCGCCGTCAACATCCTGGGCGACGGGCTGCGCGACGCCCTCGACCCGCGCCTCGCCCGCCGCGTCGGGAGCCTGCGATGA
- a CDS encoding ABC transporter permease — translation MSRFIAGRLAATLPVMGVVAVVVFALLRLAPGDPAAILAGDAASPEQIAAIRARLGLDAPVLQQFGTWLWRLLHGDLGTSIISNQPVTRLIGERIEPTLALATSTILFAVIVAVPLGVVAAWRHGTWIDRGVMAFSVLGFSVPVFVLGYLWIFGAAMKLGLLPVQGYVGPSQGIGPFLERLILPTLTLSVIYVALIARTTRASVLEVLGEDYIRTARAKGVSERRVLGRHALRNAAVPVISVIGLGIALLISGVVVTESVFNLPGLGRLTVDAVLSRDYPVIQGLILFFSGLYVLINLAIDVAYLLVDPRIRY, via the coding sequence ATGAGCCGGTTCATCGCCGGGCGGCTCGCCGCCACGCTGCCGGTGATGGGCGTGGTGGCGGTGGTGGTGTTCGCGCTCCTGCGCCTCGCCCCCGGCGACCCGGCCGCGATCCTGGCCGGGGACGCCGCGAGCCCCGAGCAGATCGCCGCGATCCGCGCCCGGCTCGGGCTCGACGCGCCGGTGCTGCAGCAATTCGGCACCTGGCTCTGGCGCCTGCTGCACGGGGATCTCGGCACCTCGATCATCTCGAACCAGCCGGTGACCCGGCTCATCGGCGAGCGCATCGAGCCGACCCTGGCGCTCGCCACCAGCACGATCCTGTTCGCCGTGATCGTCGCGGTGCCGCTCGGGGTGGTGGCCGCGTGGCGGCACGGCACCTGGATCGACCGCGGCGTGATGGCCTTCTCGGTGCTCGGCTTCTCGGTGCCGGTGTTCGTGCTCGGCTACCTGTGGATCTTCGGCGCCGCCATGAAGCTCGGGCTGCTGCCGGTCCAGGGCTATGTCGGCCCCTCGCAGGGGATCGGGCCCTTCCTCGAGCGGCTGATCCTGCCGACCCTGACCCTCTCGGTGATCTACGTCGCCCTGATCGCCCGGACCACGCGGGCGAGCGTGCTGGAGGTGCTGGGGGAGGATTACATCCGCACCGCCCGGGCCAAGGGCGTGAGCGAGCGCCGCGTGCTCGGCCGCCACGCCCTGCGCAACGCCGCCGTGCCGGTGATCTCGGTGATCGGCCTCGGCATCGCGCTCCTGATCAGCGGCGTCGTCGTCACGGAGAGCGTGTTCAACCTGCCCGGGCTCGGGCGCCTGACCGTCGACGCGGTGCTCTCGCGCGACTACCCGGTCATCCAGGGCCTGATCCTGTTCTTCTCCGGGCTCTACGTGCTGATCAACCTCGCCATCGACGTCGCCTACCTGCTGGTCGACCCGAGGATCCGCTATTGA
- the ureC gene encoding urease subunit alpha — protein sequence MSNTPKPASLSRAAYAGMFGPTKGDRIRLADTCLIIEVEHDHTRYGEEVKFGGGKVIRDGMGQAQASNQAGAVDTVITNAVVLDHWGIVKCDVGLKGGRIAALGKAGNPDIQDGVTIVVGPGTEVIAGEGKILTAGGFDSHIHYICPQQIEEALNSGVTTMLGGGTGPAHGTFATTCTPGPWHIARMIEAADAFPMNLAFAGKGNASRPESLEEMIRAGACALKLHEDWGTTPAAIDCCLTVADAHDVQVMIHTDTLNESGFVEDTIAAFKGRTIHAFHTEGAGGGHAPDIIKVAGLPNVLPSSTNPTRPYTRNTIDEHLDMLMVCHHLSPSIPEDLAFAESRIRKETIAAEDILHDLGALSIMSSDSQAMGRVGEVVIRTWQTADKMKRQRGALPGEAGDNDNLRARRYVAKYTINPAIAHGVSRHVGSIEPGKLADLVLWSPAFFGVKPDLVIKGGAIATAPMGDPNASIPTPQPVHYRPMFGSFGRVPAATSLTFVSRAAVEDGLAEALRVRKPLVAVENVRGGIGKRSMILNDATPVIEVDPETYDVRADGQLLVCEPADIVPMAQRYFLF from the coding sequence ATGTCCAACACGCCCAAACCCGCGAGCTTGTCCCGCGCCGCCTACGCGGGCATGTTCGGCCCGACCAAGGGTGACCGCATCCGGCTCGCCGATACCTGCCTGATCATCGAGGTCGAGCACGACCACACCCGCTACGGCGAGGAGGTGAAGTTCGGCGGCGGCAAGGTCATCCGCGACGGGATGGGCCAGGCCCAGGCGAGCAACCAAGCGGGCGCCGTCGACACGGTGATCACCAACGCGGTCGTGCTCGACCATTGGGGCATCGTGAAGTGCGATGTCGGGCTCAAGGGCGGGCGGATCGCGGCCCTCGGCAAGGCCGGCAACCCGGACATCCAGGACGGCGTCACCATCGTGGTCGGGCCGGGCACCGAGGTGATCGCCGGCGAGGGCAAGATCCTGACCGCGGGCGGCTTCGACAGCCACATCCACTACATCTGCCCGCAGCAGATCGAGGAGGCGCTGAATTCCGGCGTCACCACCATGCTGGGCGGCGGCACCGGCCCGGCCCACGGCACCTTCGCGACGACCTGCACGCCCGGTCCCTGGCACATCGCCCGGATGATCGAGGCGGCCGATGCCTTCCCGATGAACCTCGCCTTCGCGGGCAAGGGCAACGCCTCGCGGCCGGAGAGCCTGGAGGAGATGATCCGGGCCGGCGCCTGCGCGCTCAAGCTGCACGAGGATTGGGGCACCACGCCCGCCGCGATCGATTGCTGCCTCACCGTCGCGGACGCCCACGACGTGCAGGTCATGATCCACACCGACACGCTCAACGAATCGGGCTTCGTCGAGGACACGATCGCGGCCTTCAAGGGCCGCACCATCCACGCCTTCCACACCGAGGGGGCGGGCGGCGGCCACGCGCCCGACATCATCAAGGTGGCGGGGCTGCCGAACGTGCTGCCCTCCTCCACCAACCCGACGCGGCCCTACACGCGCAACACGATCGACGAGCACCTCGACATGCTGATGGTCTGCCATCACCTGTCGCCGTCGATCCCCGAGGATCTCGCCTTCGCCGAGAGCCGCATCCGCAAGGAGACGATCGCGGCCGAGGACATCCTGCACGATCTCGGCGCGCTCTCGATCATGTCCTCCGACAGCCAGGCGATGGGCCGGGTCGGCGAGGTGGTGATCCGCACCTGGCAGACCGCCGACAAGATGAAGCGCCAGCGCGGCGCCCTGCCGGGCGAGGCGGGCGACAACGACAACCTGCGCGCCCGGCGCTACGTGGCCAAGTACACGATCAACCCGGCCATCGCGCACGGCGTCTCGCGGCACGTCGGCTCGATCGAGCCGGGCAAGCTCGCCGACCTCGTCCTGTGGTCGCCCGCCTTCTTCGGCGTGAAGCCCGACCTCGTGATCAAGGGCGGCGCCATCGCGACCGCGCCGATGGGCGACCCCAACGCCTCGATCCCGACGCCCCAGCCGGTGCATTACCGGCCGATGTTCGGCTCCTTCGGGCGGGTGCCGGCCGCGACCTCCCTCACCTTCGTGTCGCGGGCGGCGGTGGAGGACGGGCTCGCGGAGGCGCTGCGGGTGCGAAAGCCCCTGGTCGCGGTCGAGAACGTGCGCGGCGGCATCGGCAAGCGCAGCATGATCCTCAACGACGCCACCCCGGTGATCGAGGTCGATCCCGAGACCTACGACGTGCGGGCGGACGGGCAGCTGCTGGTCTGCGAGCCGGCCGACATCGTGCCGATGGCGCAGCGCTACTTCCTGTTCTGA
- a CDS encoding ABC transporter ATP-binding protein: MTAPVLEIRDLTIPLPRLSDRAHAVEALSLAVAPGEILCVVGESGSGKSVTAHAVMGLLPPILRPSRGAILLQGEDVLRATPTRLRALRGGRMAMVFQEPMTALNPVLTVGAQIDEILEAHAGRLSAAERRARVLALMGDVHLPDPARMAGAYPHQLSGGQRQRAMIAMALANDPALLIADEPTTALDVTTQAQILRLLRELQARRGTGILFITHDFGVVAEIADRVAVMRGGRLVETGPARAVLRRPQDPYTRMLIAAVPSAVPPPPRRRPPATDPVLAVRRLEKTYGGGLLGRAGRHVRALDGVGLALQPGETLGIVGESGSGKSTLARCIARFVDPSGGEIRLDGTDIARLSGRALHPYRRRVQVIFQDPYRSLNPRRTVGQSITEGPRNYGLPREEALARARRLVGLVGLDAGALDRFPHEFSGGQRQRIAIARALAMEPDLLIADEAVSALDVSVQAQVLDLLEAVRERLGLAILFITHDLRVAARLCDRLIVMRDGQVVEEGETAALFAAPRHAYTRALFAAAPGGAALAAGEASRNTPTGRR; encoded by the coding sequence ATGACGGCGCCGGTCCTGGAGATCCGCGACCTCACGATCCCGCTGCCCCGCCTGTCCGATCGGGCCCACGCCGTCGAGGCGCTGAGCCTCGCGGTCGCGCCGGGGGAGATCCTCTGCGTCGTCGGCGAATCGGGCTCCGGCAAGTCGGTGACGGCCCACGCCGTGATGGGGCTGCTGCCCCCGATCCTGAGACCGTCGCGCGGCGCCATCCTGCTCCAGGGCGAGGACGTGCTGCGGGCGACGCCTACGCGCCTGCGCGCCCTGCGCGGCGGCCGGATGGCGATGGTGTTCCAGGAGCCGATGACGGCGCTGAACCCGGTCCTGACCGTCGGGGCGCAGATCGACGAGATCCTGGAGGCGCATGCCGGGCGCCTGAGCGCGGCCGAGCGCCGCGCCCGGGTGCTCGCCCTGATGGGCGACGTGCACCTGCCCGACCCCGCCCGGATGGCGGGGGCCTACCCGCACCAGCTCTCGGGCGGGCAGCGCCAGCGGGCGATGATCGCCATGGCGCTCGCCAACGATCCGGCGCTGCTCATCGCGGACGAGCCGACGACCGCCCTCGACGTCACCACCCAGGCCCAGATCCTGCGGCTGCTGCGCGAATTGCAGGCCCGGCGGGGGACCGGGATCCTGTTCATCACCCACGATTTCGGGGTGGTCGCGGAGATCGCCGACCGGGTCGCGGTGATGCGGGGCGGCCGCCTCGTCGAGACCGGCCCCGCCCGCGCGGTCCTGCGCCGGCCGCAGGATCCCTACACGCGGATGCTGATCGCGGCGGTGCCCTCCGCGGTGCCGCCCCCGCCGCGCCGCCGCCCGCCCGCTACGGACCCGGTCCTGGCCGTGCGGCGGCTGGAGAAGACCTATGGCGGGGGGCTGCTCGGGCGCGCCGGGCGCCACGTGCGCGCGCTCGACGGCGTCGGCCTCGCCCTCCAGCCCGGCGAGACCCTCGGCATCGTGGGCGAGTCGGGCTCGGGCAAGTCGACGCTCGCCCGCTGCATCGCCCGCTTCGTCGATCCGAGCGGCGGCGAGATCCGGCTCGACGGGACCGACATCGCCCGGCTCTCGGGGCGGGCCCTCCACCCGTACCGGCGGCGGGTGCAGGTGATCTTCCAGGACCCCTACCGCTCCCTCAACCCGCGCCGGACCGTGGGGCAGTCGATCACCGAGGGACCGCGCAATTACGGCCTGCCGCGGGAGGAGGCCCTCGCCCGGGCGCGGCGGCTGGTCGGCCTCGTCGGCCTCGACGCGGGCGCGCTCGACCGTTTCCCGCACGAATTCTCCGGCGGCCAGCGCCAGCGCATCGCCATCGCGCGGGCGCTCGCCATGGAGCCGGACCTGCTCATCGCCGACGAGGCGGTCTCGGCCCTCGACGTCTCGGTCCAGGCGCAGGTGCTCGACCTGCTGGAGGCGGTGCGCGAGCGGCTCGGCCTCGCGATCCTGTTCATCACCCACGACCTGCGGGTGGCGGCGCGGCTCTGCGACCGGCTGATCGTGATGCGGGACGGGCAGGTGGTCGAGGAGGGCGAGACCGCCGCGCTGTTCGCGGCGCCGCGCCACGCCTACACCCGCGCCCTGTTCGCGGCGGCGCCGGGCGGGGCCGCGCTCGCGGCGGGGGAGGCGTCGCGGAACACACCCACGGGGCGCCGCTGA
- a CDS encoding response regulator — MADLKPILLVEDNPNDIELTLAALDKSQLANEIVICRDGAEALDYLFRRGRYEDRDPRDPAVVLLDLKLPKVDGLEVLAAVKGDARMRLVPIVMLTSSREETDLVRSYELGVNAFVVKPVGFKEFFEAIQDLGVFWAVLNEPPPRKGGWPSNA; from the coding sequence GTGGCTGATCTGAAGCCGATCCTCCTGGTGGAGGACAATCCCAACGACATCGAACTGACCCTGGCGGCCCTGGACAAGAGCCAGCTCGCCAACGAGATCGTGATCTGCCGCGACGGCGCGGAGGCGCTCGACTACCTCTTCCGGCGCGGCCGCTACGAGGACCGGGACCCGCGCGACCCGGCCGTGGTGCTGCTCGACCTGAAGCTGCCCAAGGTCGACGGGCTCGAAGTGCTCGCCGCCGTGAAGGGCGACGCGCGGATGCGCCTCGTCCCGATCGTCATGCTGACCTCCTCCCGGGAAGAGACCGACCTCGTGCGCTCCTACGAACTCGGGGTGAACGCCTTCGTGGTGAAGCCCGTGGGGTTCAAGGAGTTCTTCGAGGCGATCCAGGACCTCGGCGTGTTCTGGGCCGTGCTCAACGAGCCGCCGCCGCGCAAGGGAGGTTGGCCATCGAACGCCTGA
- a CDS encoding ATP-binding protein produces MSSAARLPETVELTACDREPIHILGTIQPHGFLLAVQGPDLRIVQISDNVPDRSGRPVAALLGQPLREAFPELRDAVASGMAEHAEREGARYLRTLTLANRAGPTAYDLALHRSEGLIVLELEESSEAAGTDASLDALHPRLNAFVEGLHGAGSVPELCALLARDIRHITGFDRALVYRFDRDWNGTVVAEDGNGVLPSYLDLRFPASDIPAQARELYRRNRLRIIPDAAYAPVPIRPTLTPSSGRPLDLSQSILRSVSPVHVEYMRNMGTMASMSVSILVDGALWGLISCHNKIPRRVPLQARNACDFLTRIFALQLASKERGALAEQRLRLGGIAARLLGHMAEEESFLDGLLRHPEDVLALADAAGAAIVTGEQCRLLGETPGEDAVRGLYAWLAHAHPDEDVVVTDALGEALPEARIHAARASGLLAISISKRYASYVLWFRPEVVRTVRWGGNPAKPATRNEADGSVRLHPRRSFEIWKETVQGRSLPWSEAEIDAAKDLRAAVLGIVLRRAEELAAMTDELTRSNKELEAFSYSVSHDLRAPFRHIVGYSELLRSREGDRLTEKGRHYVDTIIEAAFSAGTLVDNLLTFSQMGRNALNRVSGDMNLLVEEVRRKVMRDVPPERSIRWQVGSLGRVYADPLMLRLVVENLLSNAVKYTRGRDEAVIEVGRGPDAEGEAIFFVRDNGVGFDMAYVNKLFGVFQRLHRVEEFEGTGIGLANVRRIVERHGGRTWAEGSLGAGATFHFTLPTRPEARHRG; encoded by the coding sequence TTGAGCTCGGCCGCGCGGCTGCCCGAGACGGTCGAGTTGACCGCTTGCGACCGGGAACCGATCCACATCCTCGGGACCATCCAGCCCCACGGATTCCTCCTCGCGGTCCAGGGACCGGACCTGCGCATCGTGCAGATCAGCGACAACGTGCCGGATCGGTCGGGCCGGCCGGTCGCCGCGCTGCTCGGCCAGCCCCTGCGGGAGGCTTTCCCGGAACTGCGCGACGCGGTCGCGTCCGGCATGGCCGAGCACGCGGAGCGCGAGGGCGCGCGCTACCTGCGCACCCTCACCCTCGCCAACCGGGCCGGCCCGACCGCGTACGACCTCGCGCTGCATCGCTCCGAAGGACTCATCGTCCTCGAACTGGAGGAATCCTCCGAGGCCGCGGGCACGGATGCGAGCCTGGACGCGCTCCATCCCCGGCTCAACGCCTTCGTGGAGGGGCTGCACGGGGCGGGTTCGGTGCCCGAGCTCTGCGCACTCCTGGCCCGGGACATCCGCCACATCACGGGGTTCGACCGCGCCCTGGTCTACCGCTTCGACCGGGACTGGAACGGTACGGTCGTGGCCGAGGACGGCAACGGCGTCCTGCCCTCCTACCTCGACCTGCGCTTCCCCGCCTCCGACATCCCGGCCCAGGCCCGCGAACTCTACCGGCGCAACCGCCTGCGCATCATCCCGGACGCGGCCTACGCGCCCGTCCCGATCCGCCCGACGCTGACCCCGTCGAGCGGGCGCCCCCTCGACCTCAGCCAGTCGATCCTGCGCAGCGTCTCGCCCGTCCACGTCGAGTACATGCGCAACATGGGCACGATGGCCTCGATGTCGGTCTCGATCCTGGTCGACGGGGCGCTCTGGGGGCTGATCTCCTGCCACAACAAGATTCCGCGCCGGGTACCCCTGCAGGCCCGCAACGCCTGCGACTTCCTCACCCGGATCTTCGCCCTGCAGCTCGCCTCCAAGGAGCGCGGCGCCCTGGCGGAGCAGCGCCTGCGCCTCGGCGGCATCGCGGCCCGGCTCCTCGGCCACATGGCCGAGGAGGAGAGCTTCCTGGACGGGCTGCTGCGCCACCCGGAGGACGTGCTCGCCCTCGCGGACGCGGCGGGCGCGGCGATCGTCACCGGCGAGCAGTGCCGGCTGCTCGGCGAGACGCCCGGCGAGGACGCGGTGCGCGGCCTCTACGCCTGGCTCGCCCACGCCCATCCGGACGAGGACGTGGTCGTCACCGACGCGCTCGGCGAGGCCCTGCCCGAGGCCCGCATCCACGCGGCCCGGGCGAGCGGACTCCTGGCGATCTCGATCTCGAAGAGATACGCGAGCTACGTCCTCTGGTTCAGGCCCGAGGTGGTGCGCACCGTGCGGTGGGGCGGCAACCCCGCCAAGCCCGCCACCCGCAACGAGGCCGACGGCTCCGTCCGGCTGCATCCGCGCCGCTCCTTCGAGATCTGGAAGGAGACCGTGCAGGGCCGCTCGCTGCCGTGGTCGGAGGCCGAGATCGACGCGGCCAAGGACCTGCGCGCGGCGGTGCTCGGGATCGTGCTGCGCCGGGCCGAGGAGCTCGCCGCCATGACCGACGAGCTGACGCGCTCCAACAAGGAGCTCGAGGCCTTCTCGTACTCGGTGAGCCACGACCTGCGCGCGCCGTTCCGCCACATCGTCGGCTACTCGGAACTCCTGCGCTCGCGGGAGGGCGACCGGCTCACCGAGAAGGGGCGGCACTACGTCGACACGATCATCGAGGCCGCCTTCTCGGCCGGGACCCTGGTCGACAACCTGCTCACCTTCTCGCAGATGGGGCGCAACGCCCTCAACCGGGTCTCCGGCGACATGAACCTCCTGGTGGAGGAGGTGCGGCGCAAAGTGATGCGCGACGTGCCCCCGGAGCGCAGCATCCGCTGGCAGGTGGGCTCCCTCGGGCGGGTCTATGCCGACCCGCTGATGCTGCGCCTCGTGGTGGAGAACCTGCTCTCCAACGCCGTGAAGTACACGCGCGGCCGCGACGAGGCGGTGATCGAGGTCGGCCGCGGCCCGGACGCCGAGGGCGAGGCGATTTTCTTTGTGCGCGATAATGGCGTGGGCTTCGATATGGCCTATGTGAACAAGCTGTTCGGCGTGTTCCAGCGGCTGCATCGCGTCGAGGAGTTCGAGGGAACGGGGATCGGCCTCGCCAATGTCCGCCGCATCGTCGAGCGGCACGGCGGCCGGACCTGGGCGGAGGGCTCGCTCGGCGCGGGCGCCACGTTCCACTTCACCCTGCCCACCCGCCCGGAGGCCCGGCACCGTGGCTGA
- a CDS encoding ABC transporter substrate-binding protein has protein sequence MRAGLTRRMAVAAAAALALTGGPAAAQGGAAQGGKVLKVVMHSGLRITDPIITTAYIARNHGYMIYDTLFATDERFEIKPQMVKDYAVSDDKLTYTFTLRDGLKFHDGAPVTAEDCIASIQRWGKRDGMGQKLMEYTAALKAVDDRTFTLTLKQPYGLVLASLGKPSSNVPFIMPRRIAETPADRNVPEEIGSGPFRFVKAEFQPGLKAVYEKNPDYVPRAEPPSWLAGGKVVKLDRVEWINIPDYQTAVNALINGEIDYIEQPPHDFLPILKDAKGVVINNYNPLGFSGMVRMNWLNPPFDNPKIRQAVMLALTQQDYLDAQIGNPDYMQLCMALFVCGTPNATEAGAPKTDLARAKQLLKEGGYDGRPVVIMQPTDLAIVAPLGPVTAQALRAIGMKVDLQSMDWQTLVGRRAKQDPVDQGGWNIFHTTWVNADMLNPIANVGVNGKGRTGGWFGWAEDKEIEAMRDAYARETDPAKQKQIAADVQKRAFEVGMYYPTGQYTAPLAVRASLKGILQGPAPVFWNIEKP, from the coding sequence ATGCGGGCGGGTCTGACGAGGCGGATGGCGGTGGCGGCCGCGGCGGCGCTGGCACTGACGGGCGGCCCGGCCGCCGCGCAGGGCGGGGCCGCCCAGGGCGGGAAGGTGCTCAAGGTCGTGATGCATTCGGGCCTGCGCATCACCGACCCGATCATCACCACCGCCTACATCGCCCGCAATCACGGCTACATGATCTACGACACGCTCTTCGCCACCGACGAGCGGTTCGAGATCAAGCCCCAGATGGTCAAGGACTACGCCGTCAGCGACGACAAGCTGACCTACACGTTCACCCTGCGCGACGGGCTCAAGTTCCATGACGGGGCGCCCGTCACGGCCGAGGATTGCATCGCGTCGATCCAGCGCTGGGGCAAGCGCGACGGCATGGGCCAGAAGCTGATGGAGTACACCGCCGCCCTGAAGGCCGTGGACGACAGGACCTTCACGCTCACCCTGAAGCAGCCCTACGGCCTCGTGCTCGCCTCCCTGGGCAAGCCGTCGTCGAACGTGCCCTTCATCATGCCCAGGCGCATCGCCGAGACCCCGGCCGACAGGAACGTGCCGGAGGAGATCGGCTCCGGCCCGTTCCGCTTCGTCAAGGCCGAGTTCCAGCCCGGCCTCAAGGCCGTCTACGAGAAGAACCCCGACTACGTGCCGCGCGCCGAGCCGCCGAGCTGGCTCGCGGGCGGCAAGGTCGTCAAGCTCGACCGCGTCGAGTGGATCAACATCCCAGACTACCAGACCGCCGTGAACGCCCTCATCAACGGCGAAATCGACTACATCGAGCAGCCCCCGCACGACTTCCTGCCGATCCTGAAGGACGCCAAGGGCGTCGTGATCAACAACTACAATCCGCTCGGCTTCTCCGGCATGGTGCGGATGAACTGGCTCAACCCGCCCTTCGACAATCCCAAGATCCGGCAGGCGGTGATGCTCGCGCTCACCCAGCAGGATTACCTCGACGCGCAGATCGGCAATCCGGACTACATGCAGCTCTGCATGGCGCTGTTCGTCTGCGGCACGCCGAACGCCACAGAGGCGGGCGCGCCCAAGACCGACCTCGCCCGCGCCAAGCAGCTCCTCAAGGAGGGCGGCTATGACGGGCGGCCGGTGGTGATCATGCAGCCGACCGACCTCGCCATCGTGGCGCCGCTCGGCCCCGTCACCGCCCAGGCCCTGCGCGCCATCGGCATGAAGGTCGACCTGCAATCGATGGACTGGCAGACCCTGGTCGGGCGCCGGGCCAAGCAGGATCCCGTCGACCAGGGCGGCTGGAACATCTTCCACACCACCTGGGTCAACGCCGACATGCTGAACCCGATCGCCAATGTCGGGGTGAACGGCAAGGGCAGGACCGGCGGCTGGTTCGGCTGGGCCGAGGACAAGGAGATCGAGGCGATGCGGGACGCCTATGCCCGCGAGACCGACCCGGCCAAGCAGAAGCAGATCGCCGCCGACGTGCAGAAGCGGGCCTTCGAGGTCGGCATGTACTACCCGACCGGGCAGTACACGGCGCCGCTGGCGGTGCGGGCCAGCCTCAAGGGGATCCTGCAGGGGCCGGCGCCGGTGTTCTGGAACATCGAGAAGCCGTGA